From Rutidosis leptorrhynchoides isolate AG116_Rl617_1_P2 chromosome 3, CSIRO_AGI_Rlap_v1, whole genome shotgun sequence, a single genomic window includes:
- the LOC139898771 gene encoding protein WHAT'S THIS FACTOR 9, mitochondrial, whose translation MILDQIYRQNLKKLSTLSLNSPFFALLNQHTLNFLHTQKHNYTNVYMKWKKDPYFDSIESIHKSIKLKPIIALKNCIIASPQGCIPISDVSKKGLQLDIPMKVARFLRMYPSVFEEFTGPEYNLPWFRLTPEAVVINNEEQSVYRDFKDDLEDRLKRLILMSVENRLPLKIIKGLLWYLGLPDDYLRNLEENVDGCFRVVDMGDGLKGLTVLEAEKGEKILSVIQKNAFKNGVYNGGLMEPVSIPLFPSKGLRLRSKILDWLDGFQKVPYFSPYEKYPDLDPDSDVAEKRVVGLLHELLSLFVEHSAERKRLLILRKYLGLPQKVHKAFERHPHVFYLSLRNNTCTAILKEAYCDKTAIKVHPLAEVRKKYIALVKESKVILKNRRLRNQCFCSGDENLKLDLGEDDIVNARYFISTQKQ comes from the exons ATGATTCTTGATCAAATTTATAGACAAAATCTCAAAAAGCTTTCAACTTTATCACTAAATTCACCTTTTTTTGCACTCTTAaaccaacacacactcaattttttACATACCCAAAAGCACAATTACACAAATGTATACATGAAATGGAAAAAAGATCCATACTTTGACTCAATTGAATCAATACACAAATCAATCAAACTCAAACCCATTATTGCTTTAAAGAATTGCATCATTGCATCTCCACAAGGCTGCATACCCATCTCTGATGTTTCAAAAAAAGGGTTACAATTAGATATACCCATGAAAGTTGCTAGGTTTCTTAGAATGTACCCTTCTGTTTTCGAAGAGTTTACAGGACCCGAATATAATCTACCATGGTTTAGGTTAACCCCAGAAGCTGTTGTAATTAATAATGAAGAACAAAGTGTTTATAGGGACTTTAAGGATGATTTAGAGGATAGATTAAAGAGGTTGATATTGATGAGTGTTGAGAATAGGTTGCCATTAAAGATAATTAAAGGTCTGTTGTGGTATTTAGGGTTACCAGACGATTATTTGCGAAAtttagaagaaaatgttgatgggtgTTTTAGGGTTGTGGATATGGGAGATGGGTTGAAAGGGTTAACTGTGTTGGAAGCGGAAAAAGGCGAAAAGATTTTGTCGGTAATTCAAAAGAATGCATTTAAGAATGGTGTTTATAATGGTGGACTAATGGAACCTGTTTCGATTCCATTGTTTCCGTCTAAAGGGTTGAGATTAAGGTCAAAGATTTTGGATTGGTTAGATGGGTTTCAAAAAGTTCCTTACTTTTCACCGTATGAGAAATACCCGGATTTGGATCCGGATAGTGACGTGGCTGAGAAACGGGTCGTGGGTTTGCTCCATGAGTTGCTTAGTTTGTTTGTTGAACATTCTGCTGAAAGGAAGAGACTTTTGATATTAAGAAAGTATTTGGGATTACCACAAAAGGTTCATAAGGCGTTTGAGCGACATCCGCATGTGTTTTATCTATCTTTAAGGAATAATACGTGCACTGCGATATTGAAAGAAGCGTATTGTGATAAAACGGCTATAAAGGTTCATCCTTTAGCTGAAGTAAGGAAAAAGTACATTGCTTTGGTAAAAGAATCGAAAGTTATTTTGAAAAACAGACGGTTGAGGAATCAGTGTTTTTGCTCGGGTGATGAGAATTTAAAGTTGGATTTGGGTGAAGATGATATTGTTAATGCAAG gTATTTCATTAGTACTCAAAAACAATAA